A single genomic interval of halophilic archaeon DL31 harbors:
- a CDS encoding protein of unknown function DUF371 (PFAM: Protein of unknown function DUF371~KEGG: hbo:Hbor_23420 hypothetical protein): MEKTESAGATAEAATHAQRIRATGHEHVSAEHGSTVELTSDDWLTPAGDCIVGIEADTTPAAFDEAFVVACQSESATITAEFAVETGNETLTDTIVGRGDPELTFNGDRSLVGRTSDYVDDRTVFVGADGAAADLDRDLVAALADGAALTLTLTVEAVDD; encoded by the coding sequence ATGGAGAAAACCGAGTCCGCTGGTGCGACGGCCGAGGCGGCAACCCATGCCCAGCGGATCCGGGCGACGGGGCACGAACACGTCAGCGCCGAACACGGGAGCACCGTTGAACTCACCAGCGACGATTGGCTCACGCCCGCGGGCGACTGTATCGTTGGTATCGAGGCCGACACCACCCCCGCCGCGTTCGACGAGGCGTTCGTTGTGGCCTGCCAGTCGGAATCCGCAACCATCACCGCCGAATTTGCGGTCGAAACTGGGAACGAGACGCTGACCGACACCATCGTCGGTCGTGGAGATCCCGAACTCACGTTCAACGGCGACCGGAGTCTCGTCGGCCGAACCAGCGACTATGTGGATGACCGCACCGTTTTCGTCGGTGCAGACGGCGCCGCCGCAGATCTGGACCGTGACCTTGTGGCGGCGCTGGCCGACGGTGCCGCGCTCACGCTCACGTTGACCGTCGAGGCAGTCGACGACTAA
- a CDS encoding blue (type 1) copper domain protein (PFAM: Blue (type 1) copper domain~KEGG: hbo:Hbor_10200 plastocyanin), translated as MDDRTDVNRRTALRAAAGLVAAGTVGLAGCSGDGGSPGNTVLVGPEQQLVFEPAELTVTVGEELTWTWESDGHNVVPSGQPSDADWSGTEGGESKLYDEGHEYTHTFETAGRYNYVCTPHKSAGMTGTVIVQNE; from the coding sequence ATGGACGACAGGACGGACGTGAACCGCCGAACTGCACTCCGTGCCGCCGCGGGCCTCGTTGCCGCCGGGACAGTCGGGCTCGCCGGCTGTAGCGGCGACGGTGGGTCACCCGGAAACACTGTTCTGGTCGGCCCAGAGCAGCAGCTCGTCTTCGAACCAGCCGAACTCACCGTCACCGTCGGCGAAGAACTCACTTGGACCTGGGAGTCGGACGGACACAACGTCGTTCCCTCGGGCCAGCCCAGTGACGCCGACTGGAGCGGGACAGAAGGCGGCGAGAGCAAACTCTACGACGAGGGCCACGAGTACACCCACACCTTCGAAACGGCTGGCCGCTACAACTACGTCTGCACCCCACACAAGTCGGCGGGGATGACCGGCACAGTCATCGTCCAAAACGAGTAA
- a CDS encoding hypothetical protein (KEGG: nmg:Nmag_0245 hypothetical protein) — METKMTLRDQVWDAVLKQIITTGQFKISDLPFDEGQRHTVRRVLRKMEQMDWLSRENDRAATWRMGEQAELHLNVSPDKIKAAQA; from the coding sequence ATGGAGACAAAAATGACCCTACGAGACCAAGTTTGGGACGCAGTATTGAAGCAGATTATCACGACCGGGCAATTCAAAATCAGCGACTTGCCCTTTGACGAAGGACAACGCCACACCGTGCGCCGAGTCCTCCGCAAGATGGAACAGATGGACTGGCTGTCCCGTGAGAACGACCGCGCGGCAACGTGGCGGATGGGAGAACAAGCGGAGCTCCACCTGAACGTCTCTCCTGACAAAATCAAAGCCGCACAAGCATGA
- a CDS encoding hypothetical protein (KEGG: amv:ACMV_P5_00170 hypothetical protein) yields the protein MQTPEFHKNYFNPGAELPYGVEPNEVRAAIKEFYDFYDDLNHFLMREDHGRIETVLRANNALSDFIGNVATEELAQASDALIMNQKQDGFPDILPVDNDEYAETDYVVHHGLEGIETKCSKSNGGWQAHNNEEAWFVVFRYERGDPEADLQDMAPIRLVQVLAGSLNEDDWSHSGRSEGSRRTITSSIIASGMYKLRSNPIYEDPEAITGRGDELIEYKKRHASFNETFAEDHPEYVME from the coding sequence GTGCAAACACCAGAGTTTCACAAGAATTACTTCAACCCCGGTGCCGAGTTGCCGTACGGCGTCGAACCGAACGAGGTTCGGGCGGCCATCAAGGAGTTCTACGACTTCTACGACGATTTGAACCACTTCCTAATGCGGGAAGACCACGGTCGTATCGAAACCGTTCTGCGTGCGAACAACGCCTTGAGCGACTTCATCGGCAACGTCGCGACCGAAGAACTCGCGCAAGCCAGCGACGCGCTGATTATGAATCAGAAGCAGGACGGATTTCCTGACATCCTCCCCGTCGATAACGACGAGTACGCGGAGACAGACTATGTGGTCCACCACGGGCTGGAGGGCATCGAAACGAAATGTAGCAAAAGCAACGGCGGATGGCAAGCGCATAATAACGAAGAGGCGTGGTTCGTCGTCTTCAGATACGAACGTGGCGACCCCGAAGCCGACCTACAGGATATGGCTCCCATCCGACTGGTGCAGGTTCTCGCAGGTTCTTTGAACGAGGATGATTGGTCGCACTCGGGGCGTTCCGAGGGCTCTCGTCGTACTATCACGAGCAGTATCATCGCGAGCGGGATGTACAAGCTCCGTTCAAATCCCATCTACGAAGACCCTGAAGCAATCACTGGTCGCGGGGACGAACTCATCGAATACAAGAAACGTCACGCTTCGTTCAACGAGACGTTTGCAGAAGACCACCCAGAGTACGTCATGGAGTAG
- a CDS encoding DNA methylase N-4/N-6 domain protein (PFAM: DNA methylase N-4/N-6~KEGG: bph:Bphy_3423 DNA methylase N-4/N-6 domain-containing protein), whose protein sequence is MSESQEIMGYELFQGNSFGSIEEEFEENSIHAVVTDPPYGVVEFETANVEKMREGTGGVWRIPPEMNGSKRKPLPRFTTLTEKDKDKLRTFFKKFGEAVERVLRPGGHVFVACTQLLMHEVSKQLDEAGLERRDVLVRETKTLRGGDRPKGAHDHPEFKNVSSMPRVYWEPWLLYRKPFDQRLDENLEQWRTGGLRRESDDRPFTDLLGNGKTPKEERVISKNAHPGDESEKEAHPNLKPQKLMRELCHAALPLREGKILDPFMGSGSTIAAAHALGYDAVGIELDETYFQMAENAIPNLAEVPTEIEKRDDVQEYRTQSRSLSDFN, encoded by the coding sequence ATGAGCGAGAGTCAAGAGATAATGGGATATGAGCTGTTTCAGGGCAACTCCTTCGGCAGTATAGAGGAGGAGTTTGAAGAGAATTCTATCCATGCGGTGGTGACAGACCCTCCGTATGGCGTTGTGGAGTTTGAGACTGCGAACGTCGAAAAGATGCGCGAGGGAACAGGGGGTGTCTGGCGAATCCCGCCCGAAATGAATGGGAGCAAGCGAAAGCCACTACCTCGCTTCACGACACTCACTGAGAAAGACAAAGACAAACTTCGAACCTTCTTCAAAAAGTTCGGAGAGGCAGTTGAACGAGTACTACGCCCGGGCGGTCACGTGTTCGTTGCCTGCACGCAGTTGCTGATGCATGAGGTATCCAAGCAACTGGATGAGGCGGGTCTGGAACGGCGAGATGTCCTTGTTCGGGAGACTAAGACGCTCCGAGGAGGAGACCGACCGAAGGGTGCGCACGACCACCCAGAATTCAAGAACGTGTCGTCGATGCCCCGTGTCTACTGGGAACCGTGGTTGTTGTACAGGAAGCCGTTCGACCAGCGGCTTGATGAGAATCTTGAACAGTGGCGGACTGGTGGTCTCCGCCGAGAATCTGATGATAGACCGTTCACAGACCTACTCGGAAATGGTAAGACACCAAAGGAAGAACGAGTAATCTCAAAGAATGCACACCCCGGTGATGAATCTGAAAAAGAAGCCCATCCGAACCTGAAGCCCCAGAAGCTGATGCGAGAATTATGTCACGCCGCGCTCCCCCTTCGCGAAGGGAAGATTCTGGATCCATTCATGGGTTCGGGGTCGACCATCGCGGCGGCCCACGCACTGGGCTACGATGCTGTTGGCATCGAACTGGACGAGACGTACTTCCAGATGGCTGAGAACGCCATTCCCAATCTCGCAGAAGTTCCCACAGAAATCGAGAAGCGAGACGACGTACAGGAATACCGCACGCAGTCGCGGTCTCTCTCCGACTTCAACTAA
- a CDS encoding transcription regulator (KEGG: hut:Huta_0468 transcription regulator), with the protein MGQIEDDASYVVRSPHRTTVLQRLAEGAAIPAQIRDDTGLEYSRISEAADKLRDRDLIDLLVDEDTKRGRLYAVTEQGEDVLEFMQENGMLDDTSRYGRR; encoded by the coding sequence ATGGGTCAGATAGAGGATGATGCGTCGTACGTAGTGCGGTCCCCCCATCGTACGACAGTTCTTCAGCGGTTAGCGGAGGGTGCCGCAATCCCTGCCCAGATACGTGACGACACTGGGCTGGAATACTCTCGCATCAGCGAGGCCGCCGACAAGCTTCGCGACCGTGACCTAATTGACCTACTCGTTGACGAAGACACGAAACGGGGACGACTCTACGCCGTGACTGAACAAGGCGAAGACGTGCTGGAGTTTATGCAGGAGAACGGGATGCTGGACGATACGAGTCGGTACGGGCGACGATGA
- a CDS encoding hypothetical protein (KEGG: hut:Huta_0107 hypothetical protein) encodes MKRFSPGDEVRVDIPDETDPDFDAYHDRRGEVVGVQEDDASDTTGDERDDVIYRVRFADSAEMDFRWRDLRPL; translated from the coding sequence ATGAAACGATTCTCTCCGGGTGACGAAGTTCGAGTGGACATCCCTGACGAGACAGACCCGGACTTCGATGCGTACCACGACAGACGAGGTGAGGTTGTGGGCGTTCAAGAAGATGATGCGAGCGATACAACGGGTGACGAGCGGGATGATGTTATCTATCGGGTACGTTTCGCTGACAGCGCGGAGATGGACTTTCGTTGGCGAGACCTGCGACCGCTCTGA